The Fictibacillus arsenicus genome contains a region encoding:
- a CDS encoding methionine ABC transporter ATP-binding protein: MIEVRDVTKIYSAKGKDIVGVKNVSLTIEKGEIFGIVGYSGAGKSSLLRCLNLLEKPTSGEILIDGVSITKLSKKELREERLKIGMIFQHFYLISAKTVYENIAFALKAAGKKKDEINHKTLELLQMVGLENQKDQYPAQLSGGQKQRVGIARALANDPKVLLCDEATSALDPNTTKAILLLLQSINKKLGITIVLITHEMEVVKEICHRMAVMQDGEIIETGDVYNLFAHPEKELTKTFISSVIQMNLPEPLLKGRKGVVIKIHFKGAIAEEAVVSELFQNFKVKGNILHGKIEYIQETPLGIFIMELIGEEAEVKRAIAYIKDRIENLEVVKQVA, from the coding sequence ATGATTGAAGTGCGTGATGTAACGAAAATATATTCCGCTAAAGGAAAAGACATTGTTGGAGTCAAGAATGTTTCACTCACGATAGAAAAGGGTGAGATATTCGGAATTGTCGGCTACAGCGGTGCTGGCAAAAGCTCTCTCCTCCGCTGCTTAAATTTACTAGAGAAGCCAACATCAGGCGAAATTTTAATCGACGGTGTCTCCATTACGAAATTATCTAAAAAAGAACTACGGGAAGAGCGGCTTAAAATAGGGATGATCTTTCAGCATTTTTATCTTATTAGTGCAAAAACCGTTTATGAAAATATCGCGTTTGCGTTAAAAGCTGCTGGAAAAAAGAAAGATGAAATTAATCATAAGACTCTTGAGCTCTTACAGATGGTAGGGTTAGAAAATCAAAAGGATCAGTATCCGGCTCAACTGAGCGGCGGTCAAAAGCAGCGGGTCGGAATTGCACGGGCACTAGCCAACGATCCGAAAGTTTTGCTTTGTGATGAAGCTACTTCAGCTCTTGATCCCAACACGACAAAAGCTATTCTTTTACTTCTGCAATCCATCAATAAAAAGCTTGGCATCACAATTGTCCTAATCACACATGAGATGGAAGTCGTAAAAGAGATTTGTCACCGGATGGCAGTGATGCAGGATGGAGAAATCATCGAGACGGGTGATGTTTATAATTTATTTGCACATCCGGAGAAAGAGTTAACGAAAACGTTTATAAGCAGTGTCATACAGATGAATCTTCCGGAACCGCTATTAAAAGGGCGTAAAGGAGTGGTGATTAAAATTCATTTTAAAGGCGCGATTGCAGAAGAAGCAGTCGTCTCTGAACTCTTCCAAAACTTTAAGGTAAAAGGAAATATTCTTCACGGAAAGATTGAATACATCCAGGAAACGCCGCTCGGGATTTTTATTATGGAACTGATAGGGGAAGAGGCAGAAGTTAAGCGTGCCATAGCTTACATTAAAGACCGAATCGAAAATTTAGAGGTGGTGAAACAAGTTGCTTGA
- a CDS encoding methionine ABC transporter permease, giving the protein MLDSLYSILPDLNKAFFETLYMVAISLGVSLIVGLPLGVALFVTDKGLLFENVWIKQIAGILVNLIRSVPFIILLVALLPLTQLITGTTIGPTAASVSLSVAAIPFFARLVETSLREIDKGVIEAAVAVGATPWMIIREVLLPEAKPGIVQAITVTAISLLGYSAMAGIVGGGGIGDFAIRFGYYRYDNTIMFTTVVLLIVIVQLMQVIGDGVARAVNKR; this is encoded by the coding sequence TTGCTTGATTCTTTGTACAGCATCCTGCCAGATTTGAATAAAGCATTTTTTGAGACATTGTATATGGTCGCGATCTCTTTAGGTGTTTCTCTGATCGTCGGCCTTCCATTAGGAGTAGCCCTGTTTGTTACAGACAAAGGATTATTGTTTGAAAACGTCTGGATTAAACAAATTGCAGGTATTTTAGTTAATCTGATCCGATCAGTACCTTTTATCATTCTTCTCGTAGCTCTGCTGCCTTTAACTCAGCTGATTACGGGTACGACGATCGGTCCAACTGCAGCGTCAGTATCATTGTCTGTAGCCGCTATTCCATTCTTCGCACGTCTAGTCGAAACCTCATTAAGGGAGATCGATAAAGGTGTGATTGAAGCGGCGGTTGCCGTAGGAGCAACGCCATGGATGATCATCCGAGAAGTGCTGCTTCCTGAAGCGAAACCTGGAATCGTTCAAGCGATTACGGTCACAGCAATAAGTTTATTAGGCTACTCTGCAATGGCAGGTATTGTAGGTGGCGGAGGAATCGGTGACTTTGCGATTCGATTCGGCTATTACAGATACGACAACACAATAATGTTTACAACGGTTGTTCTGCTGATTGTCATTGTGCAGCTTATGCAGGTTATTGGTGACGGAGTAGCTCGAGCGGTAAATAAAAGATAA
- a CDS encoding MetQ/NlpA family ABC transporter substrate-binding protein produces MKKIILTLFTAIAVLVLAACSSTSGASKDKEVTLGATAGPYTDMVNKAIKPSLEKKGYKVKVVEFSDYIQPNLALSKGDLDANLFQHKVYMENFAKEKNLKLSEVVIVPTAPMGLYSNKFKSIEEIKEGSTLAIPNDPVNLARTLIMLEDAELITIKENINQLTASEKDIKDNPKNLNFKPLEAAQLPRAVQSADVAAVPGNFALAAKMDLLDALQLENMPDTYRNRVVVNTKDLESAFAKDIKEVVESKEFEEVIDKEFKGFGKPEWMKK; encoded by the coding sequence ATGAAAAAAATAATACTTACACTATTCACTGCAATTGCTGTACTGGTTTTAGCTGCTTGCTCTTCCACATCAGGGGCATCAAAAGATAAAGAAGTTACCCTTGGAGCAACTGCTGGTCCTTACACAGATATGGTAAACAAAGCGATAAAACCCTCTTTAGAGAAAAAAGGCTATAAAGTAAAGGTTGTTGAATTCAGCGATTATATCCAGCCAAACTTAGCGCTTTCTAAAGGTGACCTCGATGCAAACCTTTTTCAGCACAAAGTGTATATGGAAAATTTCGCAAAAGAAAAGAATCTTAAGCTTTCTGAAGTTGTAATTGTTCCTACTGCCCCAATGGGACTGTATTCTAATAAGTTTAAATCGATAGAAGAGATAAAAGAAGGAAGCACGCTTGCGATTCCTAATGATCCTGTGAACTTAGCACGTACGTTAATCATGCTTGAAGATGCTGAACTTATTACGATAAAAGAAAACATCAATCAGCTGACCGCGTCCGAAAAAGATATTAAAGACAATCCGAAAAACTTAAACTTTAAACCGTTAGAGGCAGCCCAGCTTCCGCGTGCCGTACAAAGTGCGGATGTTGCTGCGGTGCCAGGAAACTTTGCACTCGCTGCAAAAATGGATCTCCTGGACGCGCTTCAGCTTGAAAATATGCCTGATACGTATCGGAATCGTGTAGTTGTGAATACAAAAGATCTTGAATCGGCATTTGCAAAAGATATAAAAGAAGTAGTGGAATCCAAAGAATTTGAAGAAGTAATCGATAAAGAGTTCAAAGGCTTCGGCAAGCCTGAATGGATGAAAAAATAA
- a CDS encoding deoxynucleoside kinase: MNKLIQYGIPNDAVITVAGMVGAGKSTLTNALANKLNFRTSMEKVDNNPYLENFYHDFKRWSFHLQIFFLAERFKEQKRMFDYGGGFVQDRSIYEDTGIFARMHYDKGNMSEVDYDTYTHLFEAMVMTPYFPQPDCLIYLEGSLDDILARIQKRGRKMEQETPVSYWEEMYDRYEKWIASFNSCPVLRVNINDYDLRENPESIDHIVGKIAQKIEAKREVRL; this comes from the coding sequence ATGAACAAGCTCATCCAATACGGCATTCCAAATGATGCTGTAATTACAGTAGCAGGTATGGTTGGTGCAGGTAAATCAACATTGACCAACGCTCTTGCAAATAAATTAAATTTCCGCACATCAATGGAAAAGGTCGACAACAATCCATACTTAGAAAATTTCTATCATGATTTCAAACGATGGAGCTTCCATCTGCAAATTTTCTTTTTAGCTGAACGATTTAAAGAACAAAAAAGAATGTTTGATTATGGCGGTGGATTCGTTCAGGATCGTTCCATCTATGAAGATACAGGCATTTTTGCCCGCATGCATTATGATAAAGGGAATATGTCCGAGGTAGACTATGATACATATACCCACCTTTTTGAAGCAATGGTGATGACACCTTACTTCCCTCAGCCGGATTGTTTGATTTATCTGGAAGGTTCTTTAGATGACATTTTAGCTCGTATTCAAAAGCGAGGACGCAAGATGGAGCAGGAGACGCCTGTATCGTATTGGGAAGAAATGTACGACCGCTATGAAAAGTGGATCGCATCTTTTAACTCATGTCCGGTACTCCGTGTAAACATTAACGACTATGACCTTCGAGAAAACCCTGAATCGATCGATCATATCGTAGGGAAAATTGCACAAAAAATCGAAGCGAAAAGAGAAGTTCGTTTATAA
- a CDS encoding deoxynucleoside kinase, giving the protein MSSTPFIAVEGPIGVGKTSLAKAIAEHFEFQLLEEIVEENPFLGKFYDDIDEWSFQTEMFFLCNRYKQLEDIQDQYLAKQIPVVSDYHIFKNRIFAGRTLKDRHYNKYMQCFDILTEDMPVPNMIIYLNASLDTLLERVRKRGRFIEQNMEPAYLEQLAADYDTFMSAFKRQHPEIPVLTFNGDELDFVAYETDKEKILSLIDATLKKGEVAK; this is encoded by the coding sequence ATGAGTTCAACCCCCTTTATCGCGGTTGAAGGGCCGATTGGCGTAGGGAAAACATCATTGGCAAAAGCCATTGCTGAGCACTTTGAATTTCAATTATTAGAGGAAATTGTAGAAGAGAATCCTTTTCTCGGAAAATTTTACGACGATATCGATGAGTGGAGTTTTCAAACCGAGATGTTCTTTCTATGCAACAGGTATAAACAGCTTGAAGATATTCAAGATCAATATTTAGCGAAACAAATACCTGTCGTTTCCGATTATCATATTTTTAAGAACAGAATCTTTGCCGGTCGTACGCTAAAAGACCGTCATTACAATAAATACATGCAGTGCTTTGATATCTTAACAGAAGATATGCCTGTACCGAACATGATCATATACTTAAATGCCAGCCTCGATACTTTGTTAGAACGCGTTAGAAAGCGCGGGCGGTTTATTGAACAAAACATGGAGCCTGCATACTTAGAACAGCTTGCTGCTGACTATGATACATTCATGTCCGCCTTTAAAAGACAGCATCCTGAAATTCCGGTGCTGACTTTCAATGGAGACGAGTTAGATTTTGTTGCGTATGAAACGGATAAAGAGAAAATCTTATCCTTAATAGATGCAACTTTGAAAAAAGGAGAAGTTGCAAAATGA
- a CDS encoding isochorismatase family cysteine hydrolase — protein MTQNENKIPVAMLIIDVINDFNFPEAPLLLKTSAPIAEKISKLKKRAKKEGIPVIYVNDNFGQWQSDKQKLVEYCMQQDGGEFVKKLQPDDDDYFVIKPKHSGFFSTPLSTLLNDLNVLTLIICGVAGNICVLFTANDAYMRGFDIYAPSDCTASNIEEDNERALILMKKTLDADISLSEELDLTAIIEQANKSKQRKIY, from the coding sequence ATGACTCAGAATGAAAACAAGATCCCTGTCGCCATGCTTATTATTGACGTAATTAATGACTTTAATTTTCCTGAAGCTCCTCTATTATTAAAAACATCTGCTCCTATCGCAGAAAAAATATCAAAACTAAAAAAACGGGCAAAAAAAGAAGGGATACCTGTTATTTATGTAAATGATAATTTCGGACAATGGCAGTCCGATAAACAAAAACTCGTCGAGTACTGCATGCAACAAGATGGCGGGGAGTTCGTAAAAAAGCTGCAGCCAGACGATGACGACTATTTCGTAATAAAACCAAAGCACTCTGGATTCTTTTCAACGCCTTTATCCACTTTATTAAACGATCTTAACGTCCTAACACTGATTATTTGCGGAGTTGCAGGTAATATCTGTGTCCTCTTTACAGCCAATGACGCCTATATGCGCGGATTCGATATATATGCACCATCTGATTGTACAGCATCTAATATAGAAGAAGACAATGAAAGAGCGTTAATATTAATGAAAAAAACACTTGATGCCGATATAAGTCTTAGTGAAGAATTAGATCTAACTGCAATAATCGAGCAAGCTAATAAAAGCAAACAAAGAAAAATCTATTAA
- the tadA gene encoding tRNA adenosine(34) deaminase TadA — MEILEKDEYFMELALKEAEKAAEIGEVPIGAVLVKGEEIISRAHNLREVEQRAIAHAELLAIDKACKEIGAWRLEGMTLYVTLEPCAMCSGAIVLSRVNRVVYGAKDPKGGCAGTLMNLLQEDRFNHQCEVVSGVKEEACREILSTFFKNLRDRKRKEKEERKREL, encoded by the coding sequence ATGGAGATATTAGAAAAAGATGAGTATTTTATGGAACTTGCATTAAAAGAAGCGGAGAAAGCGGCTGAAATCGGTGAAGTCCCGATCGGTGCTGTATTAGTAAAAGGTGAAGAGATTATTTCAAGGGCTCACAATTTGCGCGAAGTCGAACAAAGAGCCATCGCCCATGCGGAATTATTAGCGATCGATAAAGCTTGTAAAGAAATTGGCGCCTGGAGACTCGAAGGGATGACGCTATATGTTACGCTGGAACCTTGTGCGATGTGTTCAGGTGCTATCGTTCTCTCGAGAGTGAACAGAGTCGTATACGGAGCAAAAGATCCAAAAGGGGGCTGTGCGGGTACATTGATGAACCTTTTACAAGAAGACCGCTTTAACCATCAATGTGAAGTAGTATCGGGTGTAAAAGAAGAAGCATGCCGAGAAATCCTTTCAACCTTTTTTAAAAACCTCCGAGATCGCAAAAGGAAAGAAAAGGAAGAGCGGAAGAGAGAGCTTTAA